From Cucumis melo cultivar AY chromosome 3, USDA_Cmelo_AY_1.0, whole genome shotgun sequence:
TCCAAGTCATGCACATCATATATAATCATGTAATTAGGAAGAGTGTTCGTATTTGTACATTCATCGCTGGAGGAATCCCAGATTCCGTGACAGACAATGTATCAAACTTTGATAAGTTATTCAGAACCTCTTCCCTAGTCTCAGAACctagtttctttgtttttggtGATCCCACTGGAAGTCCATCACTGAAAGATGAGGTGGTGCTTAACCTCTCCGCATATGTAGAAAATCTACGAGGCAAGGTCACAGTTGAGGCCCTGGGTGAATCTGTGTTGTTTAGTCCAATGTTTACTCTGGTACCAAGAGACAAAGATGCGGCAGTAGTAGAAAAGTGTTCAGGAATTGACAATGAAACCTCCTGCGAGGTTGCATCCTTTGTGCGCAAATTTGGGTAGCTGAAATTCAAATTAGTCAAGGACGTGATGCTGCTTTGGCTAATTGATGAGGACGAATCTTGTAGTCCAGAAATCATTGAACTTGATGTCTGACTACTTGAACTTGAAGCCAACATCCCAAAACGTGATGGCAAAGTCATAGGCTGCCTCAGTTGGGCAAATTTTTCAGATAATTTCTCGCCACCCCAAGCTTCAGGAGGAGTAATGGATGAGTCTTCATTCTTAGAATTTACGGTTGGAGCAGGAGTAGAGCCCAACTGTCCTGAAGAAGATCGGGTATCATCCTGCAAAAAAATCAAGTATTAGGGATTGAAATCACCATTTCTCATGCTGTGCAGCTGTGACCCCAAGGGAAAGCTCTTGCCAGAATTTATTGGTTCAATCAAAAGGGCCTGAAGTCAAACCTCAAATGTGAAGAACAAACATATACTTCTCAATATATGCTAACAAATATCACCATATTCACTTTATATGACTAGTCTGTAACACATGTTTATCGAGCGGAAAAGTGTGTCAAAGTAGCTGAAGACATGTTGGACAAAGATATGTTCCCATACTAAAGTTGCCTCTTGAGAAACTACTATCAATTAGTTTGAATCTATTATACCATGTAGGTCCATTGttagtttggtttttttttttttcgtttttcttaTATCCGTGAGTGTTGAAGAAAGACATGTTCCCATGCACGCACCTCGACTAATTTTACGGGACAACCTGCCTGACCCTACAACATTTTGGTGTCAAGAAAACTCGTAAGAAATTAATTCCTAAGTAGGTGGACCCTTGAcctcttagttagttattgagatTATGTCTACCTTTTTACCACTAAACCAATCCACGCTGGTTTAGGTATGTTGTTAGTTTtgttgaacatttggtttaccACCATCGAGATAAATGTGTGATCAAGAAATTTATGAGATAATTTCTATCACTTGCATGAGTAATAATATAACAGAGCCTAAGGTCGTGACTCATTCATCAGCACTATGAATATCATCTCGGAACTATAGAGCAATACAGATTGCTGAAAGGTGATCTAGGATTCTGAGTATGACACGCACAATGGGTATCTGTTATAGCACAATATCAGTGCATCTCGCACTGATAGATCTTTCTCGTTAATTATTAGATATGAAAAACAGTTAAAGAGATTAGCAACACCTGTTTCGAAGATGAAGATTTCCAATTAAATATTGGATGATCACTTGCCCCATCCTCAATAGAAGAGAACCTCCTACTCGATGAAGGAAACAACATAGATAGAGGCTTCTTGTCAAATGGATTATCCTTCTTTGATCCATTATGATCATCCCACAGCTTATCTAATGACGGTGTGATTGGCTGAACATCCACAAGAGGAGAAAAAACCTCCATATCATCCTTGAAGTTGTAACTGGAGCGAGGAGCATGTAATCTGGCTAAGGCTAAGCTTCCCCCAGATCGCAAATGGCTACGAAGTGGTGTTTCCTCTGCAGTTGAGAATGAGCTGGAAGTTTCAGTCAGTGCAGCTTCAAAAGTTGGACCTGAACGGCCAGGATTTCGAGAACCAGATGTTGTAGATAGAGGACCGGTGGACGTAGTCACAGACGGAAGTGGGTCAGGCATGAGAATTGAGTCTTCAACGGCACCTCCCAAAAGAGCAACCTCAGCAGTGCAATTGCTTTCATTTACAATTACAGGCTTTAACCTCTGCCATGATAAACTTGTAACTGCCTGAATTTTACTGCAAATAATTAGTAAAGCTAGCATGCAATTAATACCGAGTACGAATAATAGTGATAATGAGTGAAAGAAATGAGATTGAGCCAGAGTGGTTGAACTTAATAAGCTCAggaacaaacaaaaacaatttcAATGGCTATTTGCAATTTCTCTTAACATGTTATGTATTGaacaaaaaaatagaagaaaaaaagatgaaattgATGGAGAAAATTGATTCATGAGCCTATAGCATGCAATGTCACTTAACAGTAAAGAAAAAATCCAACAAAGCAGTGCCAACTTAGGGAGCAGATAAGGATTCTGTAAGACACTGGGGGAAATACCTCCGAACTACTATAAGCACGAAGAACAATGTATGGCTCTGGTTTCCCACGAACATCATAGAAAACCACGCGTCCATTGCTTGTTCCAGCAGCAAGTATCAAACCATCATCTCTGAAagccattgatgagaagggtgCTTCATAAGCAATGAAAGAAGATGGTCTCCTTGATCCTGAGTCGTAAGTGTACAACTTCTTATCCAGCCCAACGCTAGCAAAGCTCTGTAATcagaaaaaataattaagtgGTTTTACACGTATGGACAAACCCCTCACCCTAAGTTGTTTCTTCCACAAAtcataaaattcaaaaatataCTTGAGCAAGATATCACTGATAAATCATGAATAAGAATGAGACCTTATCATTAGATGGTGAGAAGCCAATACCAGCAGTTGGCGCAGAATGTTGTTTCTGCCAAGAAATCTAAACAAAACCAGAAGTATGCAATT
This genomic window contains:
- the LOC103485531 gene encoding protein NEDD1; amino-acid sequence: MNSGDPSMALLAASAGDTVKLFDVSVHSNDLGDPCTLSYTPSPGYQVNSVKWNHTNLVVASAGDDKKISLWRKNGQSMGTIPIAGTDSGDNIEESIFSISFGNKVSRYMCTGGTGHVVRIWDLQRKRCIKWLRGHTNTITGSMYNCKDEHLASISLSGDLILHNLASGARAAELKDPNEQVLRVLDYSRTSRHLLVTAGDDGTVHLWDTTGRNPKISWQKQHSAPTAGIGFSPSNDKSFASVGLDKKLYTYDSGSRRPSSFIAYEAPFSSMAFRDDGLILAAGTSNGRVVFYDVRGKPEPYIVLRAYSSSEAVTSLSWQRLKPVIVNESNCTAEVALLGGAVEDSILMPDPLPSVTTSTGPLSTTSGSRNPGRSGPTFEAALTETSSSFSTAEETPLRSHLRSGGSLALARLHAPRSSYNFKDDMEVFSPLVDVQPITPSLDKLWDDHNGSKKDNPFDKKPLSMLFPSSSRRFSSIEDGASDHPIFNWKSSSSKQDDTRSSSGQLGSTPAPTVNSKNEDSSITPPEAWGGEKLSEKFAQLRQPMTLPSRFGMLASSSSSQTSSSMISGLQDSSSSISQSSITSLTNLNFSYPNLRTKDATSQEVSLSIPEHFSTTAASLSLGTRVNIGLNNTDSPRASTVTLPRRFSTYAERLSTTSSFSDGLPVGSPKTKKLGSETREEVLNNLSKFDTLSVTESGIPPAMNGGLLQPQKPLQSDAQQGNSFTLQLFQRTLEETLDTFQRSIHDDMRNLHLEILRQFHMQEMEMSNVMSTILENQAELIKEVKSLRKENQQLRDLLGS